Part of the Mauremys mutica isolate MM-2020 ecotype Southern chromosome 1, ASM2049712v1, whole genome shotgun sequence genome is shown below.
gtcctgctttgagcagggggttggactagatgacctcctgaggtcccttccaaccctgagattctatgattctatgattctatgacctagaactgatccctgcagaaccccactagaaacacccccattcACTAACAATGGCCCATTGACAACTGCTTTCTGAGATCTGTCAGATAGCCAGCTATTAGTCCATTTAACATTTAACAAAAGCTACTGATATTGTATAATgctcatttttttaattgaatgttTTTCCCTACTAAATCAAATGTCTCACAGAAATTGAAGTCTATTGCATCTGTTTGGTTCCCTTGGTCAACCAAATGTGTACTCTCATGAAAGGATGAAATCGTCTTTATTTGACAagacctgttttccataaaccatgtttttgactggcattaattatactcctcgactttttttttaacatatcccctatcagcttttccattgtttcctgACTAcctacttctggttccaaatgagatgtgtggttgttggtcagttcataactctggtgtttgtaattcTAAGGTTCTACTCTAAATGCTGGTTAACATGCTCTTTGACTGCTAATGGACTGGAAAAGGTTTCATCACCCCATGTGATATGAGTACCTCCTCAAAAATATTCCTTGAACACATCTACCTTTTCGGCAACATTAACaagtttcctttctccctctagGAATTGGCCTTTACCTTTTCTAGGATTgcttttgttcttaatatacttaatAACCTCCTTTCTGTTCTCCTTAGCCCTGCAAAGCATGGATTTTCCTGATGTCTGTAACGTCCTGTATCAATTTTCATAACTTCCAATTTGTATTGCTTGCcaattattttccctttttctcaTTTGTTATATGTTGCTTTCCCCCCCTTAATTTCTGCCTTCACTTTCCTACTGAACTGGGTTTTTAACCAAAGTTCTCCACTTCCTTGATTGTGGAATTGTGGCTTTTTAGCTCTTTAATAAACTCTCCTTAAAGAACTCCCATTTTTCATTCAAATTTTTCTGCAAAGGCAACAGGGGTCACAGTTGCCTGACATGGTGTCTGACATGGATAACAGCAGCATTAGGTTGCTTTTGGGATTCATAGAACAGCTAAGCATGGTGGGTCATCGCTTTTGGGTTCGAGAAACTAGCACTGAGTGGTGGAATTACATCGTTATGCAGATCTGAGATGACGAgcggtggctgcagaacttttggaatTGGAAAACCACCTTCCTGGAATTGTGCACTGAGCTCACCTCAGCCTTACAGCGCAAGGACACccaaatgagagctgcactgtcAGTGGAGAAGCGCATGGTGATCACATTGTGGAAGCTGGAGACTCCAGGCTGCTACTGGTCAGTTGCAAATCAGTTTGGAGCTGGGAGGTTGACCATTGGGGCTGCGTTAacgcaagtgtgcagggccattaatcacatcctttTGTGCAAGACCGTAACTCTTGGCAACATGCATGatattgtggatggcttttcagaaatgggtttccccaactgtggaggggtgatagatagcacgcatattccaattttggcactGGATGCCATTTGATGAAATATATCAATcggaaggggtacttctccatggtgtcGAAGGCACTTgaggatcactgtgggcatttcattgacatcatTGACATCAGGGTGATCCAGGAAAGTGCATGACGCATGAATCTTTAGGAACACCGGCCTTTACAGAAAGCTGAAAGCAGGGACTtgctttccagaccagaagatcccCACAGGGGATCTCGAAATACCCATAGTGATTCTGAGAGACTTGGCAAACCCCTTATTGGTAAGTACACGTACAGCATTGAAACACTACATTAAAATACACTGCTGGTAACACACTAGTCACTTTCCCACTGATCCTTGACAATCACACATGCTGGCGAACACTGGAAGCAtggtgttcctatgggtaggggacctTAGGCGTGGGAGAAAAGCAATGGGCCAATTACAGTGATCagatctacactggcactttggtGATGAAAATTTTGCGTAAAAAGCCTTACAACTCTCATCAAGGAGCCATTATTACGTCAGTGAAACTGAGGAGTTCCATCATCAAAAGTGGCTTTGTAGTCTTTACACCTCCACTATTTCATCATCAAAACTTGCCTTTTGGCAAaaaaaacttggtagtgtagacaaggactaGAGAACAATAAAGAATTACCCATATACACTCGTGTTTCCTGTCTCCTAAGATTTCCCACACCACAATGTGTAGGAATTATTGATGCAGGGAGCACGGTAAAATATGGAATTGGCATTAGGAAAGTCAGTTGTTCATAATTCATttatctgaataatgaaaatgtcgtttttcagtgtgtgaagagtgACCAATATGCTTCAtccatgagaacagcctccagtaGTGGATGAAGTATCTCATattaatattttctctccatccaGCTATTTGTCCTGCAACATCACCCTAGATcctgggcacatacaggaagtcaggggaaCGTACGGTACATGCAGGAAATAGCATTCTGCCTCAGCAGTGGACACCTTCTCTtctactccatgtcagattccaactcaACCGACTTCACAAACCCcaccaccttcatcctgctgggcattcctggcctggaggcagcccatgtctggatctccatccccttctgcaccatgtacatcatagccatcttggggaacttcatcATCCCGTTCATCGTAAAGACGGAGCtgagcctccatgggcccatgtactatttcctctgcatgctggccatcaccgaTCTGGTCCTGTCTACATCCATCctacccaaaatgctgagcatcttctggttcaattccagggagatcaatttcagtgcatgcctcacccagatgtacttcattctcaGCTTCTTTGTGATAGAGTCTGGGatcctcgtggccatggcttttgatcgctatgtggccatctgcgaTCCcttgagacattccaccatcctgacaaactctGTGGTTGCCAAAATTGGCCTGGCTCTGGTGCTGCGCGGTGCCATACTCATACTGCCCTATCCCTTCCTGGCGAGgaggtggccatattgcagaaccaacatcattccAAACACGTACTGTGAGCACATagctgtggtgaagctggcctgcgccgaCATCAGCCTCAGTAGTTACTACAGCCTCTCTGTGGCATTCTTGGTTATCGGTATGGATGTGCTTTTTATCACTGTGTCCTATACcgagatcctcagggccatcttcagtcTCCCaacaaaggacgcccggctcaagacttttgggacctgcggctcccacctctgtgtcatcttagccttttacatcccaCATGTCTTTGCCACCCTCACACAACGATTTGGGCACAATGTGCCCCTGCATTTGCGCGTTCTCATGGCAAACATGTACCTTctggtgccccccatgctaaACCCAATCATCTATGGGGTGAAGACCcaacagatccgggacaggctgctccagctctttgctcataaagggacctaaagttttctcctggttCTCTGGATCTCAGACCGAGCTCCATGCTGAGCTGTCTGGTGATATGGTGCTGggccctcttccctgaatcactgacTAGCCAGTCAAAGagacattaaatcctttcctgaccttactgtgctgtgtcagcgTGACAAACTGGCGAAACTGTCTACGTACAACTCATAGGGtttccacctttctaattgctggtaactggaagcctgaggccccacccctgtgccctgcctcttcctccagattatggccctgctctgcctcttcccctcaagACTCCATCCCTCACTCACTCCTCTGCTTCCCACCCCCTGTCACTCTCTGTATCATCCCTGACACTCTGCACTCCAAAGCACCTCCTATTTACCATGGTGATGTAATTATGGTATGTTTTGTAAAGAGTATGCCCCATGAGGTTTCATTCTAAAAGTTTTAATCTGCTAAACATTGATATCTATGTGAAGCTGTGAAaccttgctctgtgtgtgttacaaaGTGTGATGTGAGGCTGGAAATACCCcaaaccagcctttcaggtatgaGGAGTAGCCAGACAGAGTTAATTGCTGTTGTCAACACTCATCCAGGGAAGAATCCACTAGCACAGGAACTGTGTATAAGAAAGCCTACTCAGAGGGAGTATGGAGACAATGGAGAATGTTTGTCCAATGGAGGCAGACCACTCACATCACATACATagactttccagcaagctggaagaaactacaaaaggtggggagtgacatcatctcttgtctTTATTCCTGCACAACTCAACATGTGCAAGAAACTCAGTAAGAAAAAGGACTTTGAATGGGGAAGGGGAACCCAGGCTGCAAAGCAGATGCAGCCTGTGCCACAAGAATCTATaagactgcttgtatcatcaatCAGGGTGAGCTATtgctgattcaaatcctatctagtgTGTACAACTCATAGACTGCAAATTTGTTTGATTtcctaggtaatctgctttgatccgtTTGTtatctcttataatcacttaacatgTATCCTTCTGTAATTAATAAACCTcattttatcttaaccagtgtgtttttCAGTGAAATGTTTGGGAATCTTAGCTTTGTTAACAAAGGATGGTGACTATCTTCCCCCCATCGAGGGGGGAAAGGACTATTTAATGAGTTTatgctgtgcagtgcaagacggtcTAAATCTGGGTTTACGCTCCAGTAGGGGTGCAagtctggggagctgggaaattggctgatgCCTCCATTGTTGGTCCATGaatggcttaggtaaagcactcaggtaactTAGTTGGCTGTGTGGCACCAGAGCAGGGGGAGAGGCCAACACAGCTGAATGGTTTGGGGGCACAGCGGTTCCAACAGCTTCCAGGTTTCACCCCGGGGGTACATCCTGTCACAATCTCCACCCACCCCTCACCGGGatccctctgctccagggctgggacgggagctgctgcagcctgacaaggagcctgcctgcGGATAGGAGGCAGCCCCGGTTAATGATTCAATACCTCCCTCCACCCTGAAGTAACCGGACGTCATTAAATGTAGAGCTATGAATAGAATGCTTAAGTCCATTTCATGGTACAGAGGGTGAGCTTtagagttgcaaagagttctttcagaattaatcCTTAGGTTgcagtccaatgtccaatatcagggtgatccagaatggaactggagatctcagtcttgAGACTTGAGCTTCCCCTGATGAAGGTTAAGCAGAACTAAGATGACAGGATCAGGACTCAAGTGTTCTTTCATAGACCACTGGCAGGCTATGATAATGAAGAATAGTTGCTTTGAAGCAGAATTATCTATTTCCTATGTACACACAGGTAACTCTTCCATTCATCAGCAGAAGGTAATTATCCATTAAGCAGTTCATAGGTAGTTTACTACAAACCTCAGATAGAAGTagagacaatgacattattataCCCAagtttcatttaaatgttaatattttcttttgatctttgaatcaacaGATATACCAACAGACAGGAACCATCTGTTTACATGgttaacatctaacaagatataagTAAACACATACAGTCCATTTACAGAGGTTATGTTGCTATTTATAGAGTATGGCCCTAATTGACATTTCTATAGTTCTCTAATATGTCTTTAAACGTTGAATTTGGGTCAATTAGCCTCGTAGTTGCACAACTCTTTCTGACCCTGTGTCACACCTATTAACTCAGCTTTGATTGTATGAACAATCTGTATCTTTATGTCTTGGGCTTTTACTGTACTCTTTGCTCATGATCATTGATCTCAGAGGCAGGAGGCTAGGGTGGACAGAAGAAAGGAGTAACTGCATTCTAGATAAAGCcagttttctccagcttctctgctgaGGGCTGGGCTTGGAAGGAATGAAACCTCCCCAGAAGAGGGAACAGAGAGAGGAGTGGTTGGTCCAGCCCTTTAAAAACCCAGAGCCTGGATGAGTCAGaagaagctggggcaggagaaTGGCACAAGAACGGCAGAGGGGTCTCTTTGGTTGCAGAGCTATGGCTGCAGCTGAGAGAAACACTCCAGATGGAGAGAAGCCAGGAGTTGCAGGAGGTGGCTCCTGGACACCTTAGAGAGATCTGACCAAATCCCAAAAAATGCTCCCAGGGCAGTGAGTACACTGAAGCAGGGAAAGGTGGGCAGGTGCTGTGTTGTGTTTAACCAGATCTGGGTATCTCTTGTGCTCTCTAAAGCAGAGGGATTGTTTTACAACCCCTTTTGCAAGGCCGGGGGCTGTTCGCTTTAATGATCCTGTGCCCTGAAAGAGAGAAACTGGGAACAGAGTGCGCCCAAGGAGGAGCTCTCGTAGGGTGTGTTGAAGCAATTGGAGAGTCTAGGGGAGCCCAGCCAAAACTAGTCTCAGGGCCCTGGCGCTTGGCCTGCAGGTTTCTGCTCCCAGAGGGAGGTGCTAGAATGGAAGTTGCACCCCGAGAGTGGGCCTAGAAAGCCAGCCCTGGACTAGGGCCTGAACCCTGCTCCAACTCAAAACCAAATGGGTCCAGTGTGTGGGACCCAAACACGGCTGCCTGGCAGGCGTCCGGGTGCGGGAGCTTGAGTGGGGCTGTGACAGCAAACCTGGAGCTGGTGCATGGATGCTAGGGgactgggagtggagctgggcgATCCCAAACCTGCAGGGAGGTGTCTACAAGATGGTCTCTTCACCCTAATGTGGCCCACTCTCCTCTGCCCTCAGTGTGTCCCCGAGTGCTCCAGTTCCCAGACTGATCCAGCCAGAATCCCTGAAGGAAACATTTCCTGAACCAGGCAGTGCCGGTTTAGAGTCAGAGAGAGGATTTGTCTCTCCTTTGGAAAGTGCTCCCCAGAATGGAAGAGGAAGGGAATCCCTGTTCTACTGGATTTCGTcccatctctcccccaccccccatgcattttggttccttttctctccctttcctttctaactccacacacacaccaggggcggctctaggcaccagcaaaacaagttggtgcctagggcagcaaaatctagggggcggcaaaaggctggggccccaggtcatcctgccgctgcggcccgtcccctgctgccggagggggggggcggcaggctgggccggcggacctgccgcagtcatgcctgcgggaggtccactggagccccgggacgaccggacctgccgcaggcatgactgcggagggggcgctcgtcccgcggcttggctggacctcccgcaggcatgactgcggcagctcaagcggagccgccggacccgcgaaccgttcGCAGCCGCGGggggtccagccgagccacgcgggaccagcggtccctctgcagtcatgcccgcgggaggtccgctgctcccgcggctccggggcgcctccggcgcatgactgcttggggtggccaaaacggtagagccgcccctgacagacacacacacacacgtctccctctccctgccactTCTAATGTAGCACTGTGAACCGCTGCAGCTGAGCACTGATCTGGTTGAGCAAGAAGCCGAGTGCATTAGTCTGCTTATTAACCAGGTAAAACTAAGTCCCCGGCCATTACCATCAAGCAGCCTGCAACTGCAAATTGCAACCAGCTCAGTATTAACCTGTCTAGAGGGATTGCTGGGCAGATGGCAGCTTCATAGACAGGGCTGGAGGCTGCTTGAAAGTTGTGGGTGCTCCATTTATACAGCGCAGCCCTTGGTGGGATGTCATGGCCGCAGGCAGCTACAAAGCTGCAGATCTACAGAACAATGGGTCCCTCAGCTCCAGTGGATGGAAGCAAAATGTGGGGAATTGAGGAAGACAGTGTGAGAGGGGACTCAGATTAGTGtgccagagggctcagtggtaccccagttccaggctgcACTCCAGGGAAGTCAGTCACAACAAGCAGGGTGAAACGCACAACCTGTTGTTCTGAGTGAGAGTTGCACTTCATACACTGGTGTAGAAATTTTAAGAGACACTTCAAGTGTGGCGGGTGGAGACCAGTCAAAGAGGTTAacagtttgttattttctgtttgcttattttgggaaAAGGAAGTACAGTCAGGAAAGCACCAAGATGAGTGCAAACAGCGAAAGGATTGTGAAATCGGAGCTATTGAGATTGCAGGcagtagaaaaagaaaaagaaaatcagagaatTTTGCCGCTAATGCAGGCAGAGGCTGCCAGAGAGGAGGCTGAACACAGAAGGGCTATGGGACTAAAACAACAAGAAAcggagaagaaagagagagagcagaatcacCGATTGGAACTGCTGTaaaagcagaaccagaacctTCCCACTCCACTGATTCCCACCTCTCCAAAAATCCTCAAATGGGAACAGCCGTGTCCTGCATACAAGGCAGGGGATATTGCTGAATACTTGACTACCTTTGAGAGGCTGAGTGTGATTCATAAGATTCCTGAGGATCAGAAGATACCTACTTTAGTTGCTAATTTAACTGGTAAAGCACTGGATATATTCAATAAAATGCCAACTGATGATGCTTTAGATGATTGTAAATTCAAAGAAATGGTTTTGAAACAATTTCAGATTACCCCTGAAACATTTAGAGTGAAATTTAGGAATCTTAAGAGAGGTGCTGGTGTCTAACGTGAAATATGttaacaaaatgaaagatttaaTGGGAAGGGTCAGAGATATTGCAAACTTTGAAGGAACTTTTGACCTAGTTggtcaggagcacttcttaaacataTTTAAAGATGATGTGAAACAGTGTCTATGGGACAAAAACGTGAAAACTGTGGATAGATGGCTTCTCTAGCTGATGATTTTGAGCAGAAACAAGTATCTATTGTGAATAAACTAGAGCTGGAGGTGTTTACACTTGGTGGGAAGCATGGTCCCATTTTACTGAAGATTCAGCATTTGTGCTCCCAGGCACCCAATCTGTGGCTCAGGCTTCGAGAGGGAACTGTTTAACTGACCTGCCggaggggagcagtcacacaACTGACCTTTCGGGGATAGAGAGGGGGGTGATGAAGGGTACTCCAATCCAGCTCCCGATTTTTCAGGGCTTTTTTCCTTATGTACTTGTGAAAACTGTCACTTTAAGACAGGATGTAGGTCTGTAATCTATCgcgccggggctcaaccctccggagggcaggaggggagccacgccgACTCACTCCCTGTCTTCTGTGGAACAGGCTGAACAACAGTAAACAGGgttaggaagctcaggccctctgagGCAGGGCTGAGCGGCAATACAGTACACGGAGCTCACGCCCTTTGGTGCAGGGCGGAGCAGCAAACAGTTTaaagagctcaggccctttgtggcaggggctgagcagcaaacaaacagtcaggaagctcaggccctttgtggcagggggctgagcagcgAACAAACTgtcaggaagctcaggccctttgttgcaggggctgagcagcgaaCAAACAGTTTAAAGAGCTCAGgtcctttggagcaggggctgagcagcaaccagTACAATAAtatcaggccctttggtgcaggggctgagcgagggggaaaactgccacccgtgagtggggtggcaggggggacacaggcccacccactccactgtgtcccagcccggggccctagcagcggctatcaccgctgctggtcagtggggtcctgaccgcaacacactgacatcgggacctctgcgtctgcagcctgacaggggtcggttacccccgggctacttccatttTCCCCCGCAGGGGTTACCTCGTCCAGGGCACCAGCTCCAGGCCAGTCAATTAGCATAGGCTcctcaggaccagggcttggtggcaggtctggcagctcctcggggaagtccggccaggcgtgctcgggtggctcctctgggtaacagcagggacggggaagctccggcggctcctcttcatAGGGGGtgcgggggagttccagcggctcctcccagtaccggtcacggggaagctccggagGCTCCTCTTCGTAGcgggcacggggaagctccggccaatCAGGACAGCTGCCTCAGGTCCTGGaaggttcccagtcaggagctctcACTGGCATgtctgctcccggcggcggctgggctctgactgagctctggctgccggcttttctacttcctctcccgccccttgacttccagggggcggggacaggtggtggtggctccgcccacttgggtgtctgtgagggtgctccctctgctgggcaggaggggagccacaccgactcactacaagGTCCTACTGAATAAATGGTTGTCTGTGGAAATGCTAATGACCCAACTGACCGAGAGGAGGAGGACAGTCCCTGGGTTGGGAAGACACAGAAAGCAGCTATGAAAAGACACACCTGTTAGCCCAGACAGCACAGATCACAACCATctaggaaagggggaggggaagatcccagtgctgggagtgggTTCACAAGGAAAGTCCAAGAGGGGGTTGTATTATTTCTATGGGCATAACCCTGGGGTTGGGAAGCAGCTCCGCAGAGAGCTAGCCAACATGTAAAGCCCACTTAC
Proteins encoded:
- the LOC123366822 gene encoding olfactory receptor 52R1-like yields the protein MQEIAFCLSSGHLLFYSMSDSNSTDFTNPTTFILLGIPGLEAAHVWISIPFCTMYIIAILGNFIIPFIVKTELSLHGPMYYFLCMLAITDLVLSTSILPKMLSIFWFNSREINFSACLTQMYFILSFFVIESGILVAMAFDRYVAICDPLRHSTILTNSVVAKIGLALVLRGAILILPYPFLARRWPYCRTNIIPNTYCEHIAVVKLACADISLSSYYSLSVAFLVIGMDVLFITVSYTEILRAIFSLPTKDARLKTFGTCGSHLCVILAFYIPHVFATLTQRFGHNVPLHLRVLMANMYLLVPPMLNPIIYGVKTQQIRDRLLQLFAHKGT